The Vibrio chagasii genome includes a region encoding these proteins:
- a CDS encoding di-heme oxidoreductase family protein translates to MKSYLSASLLTALFFLSPLHAHETYSGGKTTVKKEGANAFSLPAANLPMSKRLDFSVGNSFFRNPWVPAPSSTDARDGLGPLFNTNGCQNCHIKDGRGHAPEKGDENAVSMLVRLSIPAETPEQRQAFIRDGGIPEPTYGGQLQDFALQGVKPEGKVNISYTDVPVTFKDGTVVTLRKPILKITELAFGEMHPKTEFSARVAPPMIGLGLLESIPQETILGFTKQQAADNQGVTGKANYVLDVQTNEVALGRFGWKAGQPNLMQQNAAAFNGDLGLTSSLFPNENCTSAQSTCDDFPNGGEPEVSDNILDFVEFYSQHLAVPIRRNVDDPAVVQGKKLFKEIGCQSCHQAEIRTAKRDGLPALSNQLISPYTDMLLHDMGEGLADNRPEYLANGREWRTTPLWGLGYTKEVNGHTFLLHDGRARNVMEAVLWHGGEAEMAKQKVLSLSRSEREALLAFLDSL, encoded by the coding sequence ATGAAGTCGTATCTATCAGCCTCACTCTTAACTGCACTGTTTTTCTTATCTCCATTACACGCCCATGAAACCTACTCCGGTGGCAAAACGACCGTAAAGAAAGAGGGAGCAAATGCTTTTTCTCTTCCTGCTGCTAACTTGCCAATGAGCAAGCGCTTAGATTTCAGCGTTGGCAATAGCTTCTTTAGAAACCCGTGGGTACCCGCGCCATCATCAACTGACGCTCGTGATGGTTTAGGTCCGTTGTTTAACACGAACGGTTGTCAAAACTGTCACATCAAAGATGGGCGAGGTCACGCGCCAGAAAAAGGCGATGAGAACGCAGTATCTATGCTAGTTCGCTTAAGCATTCCGGCCGAAACACCAGAGCAAAGACAAGCCTTTATCCGAGATGGCGGCATACCAGAGCCAACTTACGGTGGTCAGCTACAAGACTTTGCGCTTCAAGGGGTAAAACCAGAGGGTAAAGTAAACATTAGCTACACGGATGTACCTGTTACCTTCAAAGACGGCACGGTCGTTACTCTGCGTAAACCGATTTTAAAAATTACTGAGCTTGCGTTCGGTGAGATGCATCCTAAAACTGAATTCTCAGCTCGTGTTGCGCCACCAATGATCGGCCTAGGTTTGCTCGAGAGCATTCCACAAGAAACGATTCTTGGCTTCACGAAGCAGCAAGCTGCGGACAATCAAGGTGTAACAGGCAAAGCCAATTACGTTCTTGATGTTCAAACTAACGAGGTGGCGTTGGGTCGATTTGGTTGGAAAGCAGGGCAACCAAACCTAATGCAGCAAAACGCAGCGGCATTTAATGGTGATTTAGGTTTAACAAGTAGCTTGTTCCCGAACGAAAACTGCACATCAGCACAGTCAACCTGTGATGATTTCCCTAATGGTGGTGAGCCAGAAGTCAGCGATAATATTCTCGACTTTGTTGAGTTCTACTCTCAGCACTTAGCGGTTCCAATTCGTCGAAATGTTGATGATCCTGCTGTTGTTCAAGGCAAGAAACTGTTCAAAGAGATTGGTTGCCAAAGCTGTCACCAAGCTGAGATTCGTACCGCTAAGCGCGACGGTTTACCTGCACTCTCTAACCAGTTAATCAGCCCTTATACCGATATGCTGCTGCATGATATGGGTGAAGGCCTAGCGGATAATCGTCCAGAGTATCTAGCGAATGGACGTGAGTGGCGAACCACACCATTGTGGGGTTTAGGGTATACAAAAGAAGTGAATGGCCACACCTTCTTGCTGCATGATGGTCGAGCAAGAAACGTGATGGAAGCTGTGCTATGGCACGGTGGTGAAGCTGAGATGGCGAAACAGAAAGTGTTGTCACTAAGTCGTAGCGAACGTGAAGCACTGCTGGCGTTCTTAGATTCACTATAA
- the nrfC gene encoding cytochrome c nitrite reductase Fe-S protein encodes MSCSRRNFLAGAGSVIFTTGVAGTAAVTSRKTLANVQEDGTKRYGMVHDETACIGCTACTEACREVNKVPEGVSRLEIIKSEPQGEYPNVDYRFTRNSCQHCDNAPCVMVCPTGAAYKDEKTGIVDVHKEKCVGCGYCLLACPYQVRFFHPENKSADKCNFCRDTNLAQGKLPVCVESCPTNALISGDLNDPKSEINQVLKPEVVYRDKAYLGTQPKLYKVPHQKGEI; translated from the coding sequence ATGAGCTGCTCAAGAAGAAACTTTTTAGCTGGCGCGGGTTCCGTTATTTTCACAACTGGTGTTGCAGGTACTGCAGCGGTTACAAGCCGCAAAACGCTAGCTAATGTTCAGGAAGATGGCACCAAGCGTTACGGAATGGTTCATGACGAAACCGCTTGTATTGGCTGTACTGCTTGTACTGAGGCGTGTCGTGAAGTAAACAAAGTGCCTGAAGGCGTATCGCGCTTAGAAATCATAAAGAGCGAACCTCAAGGTGAATATCCAAATGTTGATTACCGTTTCACTCGTAACTCTTGTCAACATTGTGATAATGCACCTTGTGTAATGGTTTGCCCAACAGGCGCCGCCTATAAAGATGAGAAGACAGGAATTGTTGATGTACATAAAGAGAAGTGTGTCGGCTGTGGTTATTGCCTGCTAGCTTGTCCATATCAAGTGCGCTTCTTCCATCCTGAGAATAAGTCGGCCGACAAATGTAATTTCTGCCGCGATACCAATCTTGCACAAGGTAAATTACCTGTTTGTGTTGAATCTTGCCCTACCAATGCGCTGATATCTGGCGACTTAAATGACCCTAAGAGCGAGATAAACCAGGTACTTAAACCTGAAGTGGTTTACAGAGATAAGGCTTATCTAGGTACTCAGCCAAAACTCTATAAAGTGCCACACCAAAAAGGGGAGATTTGA
- a CDS encoding DUF1513 domain-containing protein: MVTDTTRRTLLKAALGCAAVPVLPFGCASRSGEKASSKPQLIGCALNGRGQYSAVVADEYGMPLNQLPIPERGHGVAICPTSSHAVVFARRPGDYFMVFDYKSGEQIKMVVKGNNRHFYGHGVYSLDGTLLYATEGKTDTSQGVIGVYDVAQGYRKVEEFTGFGIGPHEVIIMPDGNLAIGVGGVHTDGRTPKNLDSMQPNLSYVSSQGELLEQVELLDKKLSIRHLAHDGAETVLCGQQYRGEPDEYPSLLAMHTKGGEFESLNAEPEQWARFNHYIASIAASDDWIIATSPRGNCYGIWSKQTKELVELSALSDASGAVLLDGEFRLSSGAGSVVSQRKPYEKSSQQSSVQWDNHWSSI, translated from the coding sequence ATGGTGACTGATACTACACGAAGAACCTTACTGAAAGCAGCACTGGGTTGTGCTGCTGTACCAGTGCTGCCGTTCGGATGTGCTAGCCGTTCAGGTGAAAAAGCATCGAGCAAACCTCAGTTGATTGGCTGCGCACTTAATGGTCGAGGTCAGTATTCCGCGGTTGTTGCTGATGAATATGGCATGCCACTGAACCAGCTACCTATCCCTGAGCGCGGTCATGGTGTCGCCATTTGTCCAACGTCATCCCATGCGGTGGTGTTTGCTCGTCGCCCTGGTGACTACTTTATGGTGTTTGACTACAAAAGTGGTGAGCAGATAAAAATGGTAGTGAAGGGTAACAACCGTCACTTCTATGGTCACGGCGTTTACTCGTTAGACGGTACTCTACTGTATGCTACTGAAGGGAAAACGGACACAAGCCAGGGCGTGATTGGCGTCTATGATGTTGCGCAAGGATACCGTAAGGTCGAAGAATTCACCGGTTTTGGTATTGGCCCTCACGAAGTGATTATCATGCCTGATGGTAATCTTGCTATCGGCGTTGGCGGTGTACACACTGATGGTCGAACACCGAAAAACTTGGATTCCATGCAGCCTAATTTGAGCTATGTTTCATCGCAAGGTGAGCTGCTTGAACAGGTTGAATTGCTGGATAAGAAGTTAAGCATTCGACACTTAGCGCATGATGGGGCAGAGACAGTACTTTGTGGCCAGCAATATCGCGGCGAACCCGATGAATATCCTTCACTTTTAGCGATGCATACTAAAGGCGGTGAGTTCGAATCCTTGAATGCAGAGCCAGAGCAATGGGCACGATTTAATCACTACATTGCAAGTATTGCCGCGTCAGATGATTGGATTATCGCCACCTCACCACGAGGCAATTGCTACGGTATTTGGTCTAAACAAACCAAAGAGTTAGTGGAATTATCGGCATTATCTGATGCTTCTGGTGCTGTGCTACTTGATGGTGAATTTAGGTTGAGTTCTGGGGCGGGTAGTGTGGTTAGCCAACGCAAG
- a CDS encoding GTP cyclohydrolase II yields MAEVRARIDFKVGVTSSIDAELLSFHGLKTDKEHVAVIFKSADKTQDVPLVRMHSECLTGDVFHSSRCDCGEQLDETIRIMGETGGVILYLRQEGRGIGLYNKIDAYRLQSEGMNTYEANNHLGFGDDLRDFTEAAEMLRALGIPKIRLVTNNPKKINELKSYGIEIEEVVNTSAHIKSGNESYLKAKVSHGKHNLDI; encoded by the coding sequence ATGGCGGAAGTGCGTGCCAGAATAGATTTCAAAGTAGGAGTAACAAGCAGTATTGATGCTGAATTGCTCTCTTTTCATGGATTGAAAACAGATAAAGAGCATGTTGCTGTGATATTCAAATCAGCAGATAAGACGCAAGATGTACCTCTTGTTCGTATGCACTCTGAGTGCCTTACTGGTGATGTTTTCCACTCTTCTCGTTGTGATTGCGGTGAGCAGCTAGATGAAACCATCAGAATTATGGGTGAAACTGGCGGCGTGATTCTTTATTTACGTCAAGAAGGTCGTGGTATTGGCTTATATAACAAGATCGATGCGTACCGCCTTCAAAGCGAAGGAATGAACACCTACGAAGCGAATAACCACCTAGGTTTTGGTGATGACTTGCGTGACTTCACTGAAGCCGCTGAGATGCTGCGTGCTTTGGGCATCCCTAAGATTCGCTTGGTAACAAACAACCCTAAGAAGATTAATGAGCTGAAGTCTTATGGTATCGAGATTGAAGAAGTGGTGAATACATCTGCTCATATCAAATCTGGTAATGAAAGCTACCTAAAAGCGAAAGTTTCACACGGCAAGCATAACTTGGATATCTAA
- the nrfB gene encoding cytochrome c nitrite reductase pentaheme subunit encodes MGNIKLAIVIMLKSLLAFCLYGYSIHAVAEPAVTPVGESTRHEVELIRDKDYKCVQCHKDSKETVFGSHGESAHALLGREVNCKDCHSSIGPDHRDGAPEVVKYRAAQSQPGTEKVFLDPSLILDANSQCIDCHKPDDPREASWTHDVHAQNLTCSNCHDVHASEAKVLGLDKKQTIKLCVDCHSDFNQKKEGE; translated from the coding sequence ATGGGCAATATTAAATTGGCCATAGTCATAATGCTTAAATCCCTTCTAGCATTCTGCCTCTATGGTTATTCCATTCATGCTGTTGCAGAGCCTGCTGTTACGCCAGTAGGAGAGTCAACAAGACATGAAGTCGAATTAATACGTGACAAAGATTACAAGTGTGTCCAATGCCATAAAGATTCTAAAGAAACGGTATTTGGTTCACATGGTGAGAGTGCGCACGCTTTGCTTGGCCGTGAAGTGAATTGCAAAGATTGTCATAGTTCTATTGGCCCCGATCACCGTGATGGTGCACCTGAGGTGGTGAAGTATCGCGCGGCTCAATCACAACCCGGAACCGAAAAGGTTTTCCTCGATCCTAGCTTAATCCTAGATGCCAACAGCCAATGTATAGATTGTCATAAGCCTGATGATCCGCGCGAAGCCAGTTGGACTCATGACGTACACGCACAAAACTTAACGTGTTCAAACTGTCACGATGTGCATGCGAGTGAAGCGAAGGTGCTTGGCTTAGATAAAAAGCAAACCATCAAGCTGTGTGTGGATTGCCATTCAGACTTCAACCAGAAGAAAGAAGGGGAGTAA
- the nrfD gene encoding cytochrome c nitrite reductase subunit NrfD, with the protein MSAWDTAFQSGTVVWDWIIAIYLFLAGMSAGAVMISIYLKRKVIDGDPANNGVLKATAFLAPFGIISGLLILVFHLTKPLSFWKIMIFYNPTSVMSMGVILFQVYMVILFVWIGIIFRNQIAIFLSDQAWLKGRLDFVSNWIGKLESFENVFEIFLAVLALLLAAYTGFLLSALNTFPMLNNPVLPILFLFSSLSSGAAACILFGVLVFKESPHSASISWIHGFERPVVMFELFVLVTFFTGLIFAGGQSEQAVWNAIGGGFWASWFWYGVIGVGMVLPLLLNAVTPASVRHSTVYIFSVTSLSLMGVLMLRTFVLYAGQLTLA; encoded by the coding sequence ATGAGTGCATGGGATACAGCGTTTCAATCAGGTACCGTGGTTTGGGACTGGATCATTGCTATCTATCTGTTTTTGGCGGGTATGTCAGCGGGTGCAGTGATGATCTCGATCTATCTCAAGAGAAAGGTGATTGATGGGGATCCAGCGAATAATGGTGTATTAAAGGCAACGGCTTTTCTAGCACCATTCGGGATCATTTCAGGTTTATTGATCTTGGTTTTCCACCTGACGAAACCACTATCATTTTGGAAGATCATGATCTTTTATAATCCGACGTCAGTGATGTCGATGGGTGTGATCTTATTCCAAGTGTATATGGTGATCCTATTTGTTTGGATCGGCATTATATTCCGAAATCAGATTGCCATATTCTTGAGTGACCAAGCATGGTTAAAAGGGCGACTCGATTTTGTCAGTAACTGGATTGGCAAATTAGAATCTTTTGAGAATGTTTTTGAAATATTCTTAGCTGTGCTTGCGCTATTACTTGCGGCTTACACTGGCTTCTTACTCTCTGCGCTAAATACCTTCCCAATGCTGAATAACCCAGTGTTGCCGATATTGTTCTTATTCTCGAGTCTATCCTCGGGAGCGGCGGCATGTATTTTATTTGGTGTGTTGGTCTTTAAGGAGTCTCCGCATAGTGCCAGTATTTCTTGGATCCACGGCTTCGAACGTCCTGTTGTTATGTTTGAACTGTTTGTCCTTGTTACTTTCTTCACTGGGTTGATATTTGCTGGTGGTCAAAGTGAACAGGCAGTATGGAACGCGATTGGCGGTGGTTTCTGGGCAAGTTGGTTCTGGTATGGCGTAATTGGTGTGGGTATGGTTTTACCCTTGTTGCTTAACGCCGTGACACCAGCATCGGTTCGCCATAGTACTGTGTATATTTTCTCTGTTACTTCATTGAGCCTGATGGGCGTATTAATGCTAAGAACGTTTGTCCTTTATGCAGGGCAATTAACGTTAGCTTAA
- a CDS encoding heme lyase CcmF/NrfE family subunit: MVGSLGLFSLNLVAVLSSIIAVYSMYQMLTKQAQNVALIRSFSLSSALFSIGAIVLLGYAFVGDDFSILYVAEHSNTQLPTFFKMAAVWAGHEGSLLFWVLTISCWSGVIALQKQYSSEYQSRVLWVMNVLLAIFAWFTLFASNPFELNSTLPLEGRDLNPMLQDVGLIFHPPLLYLGYVGFSVVLAFAVAALLVDPIEFDWVAHCRSWCLVAWIFLTAGIILGSWWAYYELGWGGWWFWDPVENASLLPWLTSTALLHSLGVAKGKQQLLKWSLSLAFITFCLSILGTFIVRSGVLTSVHAFAVDPTKGIALLLILVLVLVSSFSLLIVRGESFESNPITSFASKSFLSLVAVLIFVLATAVVVFGTFYPMVFELLGLGNISVGAHYFNLLIAPLALLAMAVVGLAPLLSIKPQASKGVIGIIALLSLCLGFVTYVLQVEAIQVMVLMTWSLAFWVALTHVYGLAVTRNSKFQRKVWVMTLAHVGVAVLAIGAAMNSYHSFERSYKLSPGEEVEFMDWTLSHRDTELYVASNFTAERALLNLHADEQAFSIEPERRHYQVRVMNMSEPAMKWFWHGDVYITMGEKVDSTAYAFRVQYKAYARWIWFGGLISILGALLSLTHRKKKTVKASQYAYQRS; encoded by the coding sequence ATGGTCGGTTCTTTGGGGCTGTTTAGTTTAAATTTGGTCGCTGTTCTCAGCAGCATTATCGCTGTGTATTCGATGTATCAAATGCTAACTAAACAAGCACAAAATGTGGCTTTAATTCGCAGTTTCTCCCTCTCTAGCGCTTTGTTTTCCATTGGCGCTATCGTTTTACTTGGCTATGCCTTTGTCGGTGACGACTTTTCCATCCTCTATGTTGCAGAACACTCCAATACTCAATTACCCACCTTCTTCAAAATGGCCGCTGTGTGGGCTGGACATGAAGGCTCATTGCTATTTTGGGTGTTAACCATCAGCTGTTGGTCGGGTGTGATTGCCCTACAAAAGCAATATTCTTCTGAGTATCAGAGCCGCGTATTGTGGGTGATGAATGTGTTACTCGCGATATTCGCCTGGTTCACCTTGTTTGCTTCGAATCCGTTTGAATTGAACTCCACCTTGCCACTTGAAGGGCGCGATCTTAACCCTATGCTGCAAGACGTTGGTTTGATATTCCACCCACCTCTATTGTATTTGGGTTATGTTGGTTTCTCTGTGGTCTTGGCATTTGCTGTGGCCGCTTTGCTGGTGGATCCGATTGAATTCGATTGGGTCGCTCATTGTCGCAGTTGGTGTTTGGTCGCTTGGATCTTTTTAACCGCAGGGATCATTCTTGGTTCTTGGTGGGCATACTACGAGTTAGGGTGGGGTGGTTGGTGGTTCTGGGACCCGGTCGAAAATGCCAGCCTATTACCTTGGCTAACATCAACCGCTCTATTGCACAGTTTGGGTGTTGCTAAAGGCAAACAACAGTTGCTGAAGTGGTCACTTAGCCTTGCTTTCATTACGTTTTGTTTAAGTATCCTCGGTACCTTTATTGTTCGATCTGGCGTCCTCACTTCCGTTCATGCTTTTGCTGTTGACCCAACCAAAGGTATCGCGCTGTTGCTGATACTGGTTTTGGTGTTAGTGAGTTCGTTTTCTCTTCTTATTGTTCGTGGTGAATCTTTCGAGTCGAATCCAATCACTAGCTTTGCGAGTAAAAGTTTTTTGAGTTTAGTGGCGGTACTTATATTTGTACTGGCTACGGCGGTGGTGGTGTTTGGTACCTTCTACCCAATGGTTTTTGAATTACTTGGCCTTGGAAACATATCCGTAGGTGCACATTATTTTAATTTACTTATTGCGCCGTTGGCTCTGCTCGCGATGGCAGTGGTAGGTTTAGCGCCATTGCTCAGTATCAAACCTCAAGCGTCGAAAGGTGTGATTGGAATTATTGCCTTATTGTCTCTCTGTCTTGGCTTTGTAACTTATGTTTTGCAAGTTGAAGCGATCCAAGTGATGGTGCTAATGACATGGTCACTTGCGTTTTGGGTAGCCCTGACTCATGTTTACGGCTTAGCGGTAACGCGCAACTCGAAGTTTCAACGCAAAGTATGGGTGATGACGTTGGCGCATGTGGGTGTCGCAGTATTAGCGATAGGTGCCGCGATGAACAGTTACCATTCATTTGAGCGAAGTTACAAATTGAGCCCAGGTGAAGAGGTTGAGTTTATGGACTGGACGCTCTCTCATCGCGATACAGAACTCTATGTCGCTTCGAACTTTACGGCAGAAAGAGCCTTGCTCAACCTCCATGCCGACGAACAAGCATTTTCTATCGAGCCAGAGAGAAGACATTACCAAGTCAGAGTAATGAACATGAGTGAGCCAGCAATGAAGTGGTTCTGGCATGGTGATGTCTACATCACTATGGGAGAGAAAGTTGACTCTACAGCCTATGCATTTCGTGTTCAGTACAAAGCGTATGCGCGCTGGATTTGGTTCGGTGGTTTGATATCCATACTGGGGGCACTGCTTTCGTTAACTCATCGTAAAAAGAAAACCGTTAAGGCGTCACAGTATGCATACCAGCGTTCGTAA
- a CDS encoding imelysin family protein yields the protein MTIKSLVTKAVTSSLIFASASSFAAVTQDQVIEHYADIAHAVFADSVITAKALNSSIDTFLASPSAGNFEKVKLAWLESRVPYQQSEVFRFGNVVVDDWEGQLNAWPLDEGLIDYVSSDYQYELGNEGASANIVANKTFQIGQTTVDATNITHELIAELNEIGGSEANVASGYHAIEFLLWGQDLNGTNSGAGERAYTDFVVGAECTNGNCDRRGAYLKASAELLIQDLEWMEKQWAEGEKGNYRQELLSESSENGLRKMLFGMGSLSLGELAGERMKVALEANSTEDEHDCFSDNTHNSHYYNEQGIYNVYTGLYKREDGTLLSGPSLFDLVEQKDEQAAKEIQKQFDLARAQVGQLVTSAEKNNQHFDQLIAADNAAGNALVNKTIVALVSQTAAIERAAGVIGIDSLNPDTADHEF from the coding sequence ATGACTATCAAATCTTTAGTGACAAAAGCCGTAACTTCGTCACTCATTTTTGCCTCTGCTTCTTCTTTCGCTGCAGTAACTCAAGATCAAGTAATAGAACATTACGCAGATATTGCACACGCGGTATTTGCTGATTCAGTAATCACAGCAAAAGCGTTGAACTCTTCTATCGATACCTTCTTAGCTTCTCCTTCTGCTGGCAACTTCGAAAAAGTAAAACTAGCTTGGCTTGAATCTCGCGTACCATACCAGCAGTCTGAAGTATTCCGCTTCGGTAACGTGGTTGTTGATGATTGGGAAGGTCAACTAAACGCATGGCCACTAGATGAAGGTCTGATCGATTACGTTTCTTCTGATTACCAATACGAACTAGGTAACGAAGGCGCAAGCGCTAACATCGTTGCAAACAAAACGTTCCAAATTGGTCAGACGACAGTAGATGCGACGAACATTACTCATGAGCTAATCGCAGAGTTAAACGAGATCGGTGGTTCTGAAGCAAACGTTGCATCGGGTTACCACGCGATTGAATTCCTACTTTGGGGGCAAGATCTGAATGGCACAAACTCAGGTGCAGGTGAGCGTGCTTACACTGACTTCGTTGTTGGTGCTGAGTGTACAAATGGCAACTGTGACCGTCGTGGCGCATACCTAAAAGCATCAGCTGAGCTACTAATTCAAGATCTAGAGTGGATGGAAAAGCAATGGGCTGAAGGCGAGAAAGGTAATTACCGTCAAGAGCTTCTTTCTGAATCAAGTGAAAACGGCCTACGTAAAATGCTATTCGGCATGGGTTCACTGTCTCTTGGTGAGCTTGCTGGTGAGCGTATGAAGGTAGCATTAGAAGCGAACTCAACCGAAGATGAGCACGATTGCTTCTCTGATAACACGCATAACTCTCATTACTACAACGAGCAAGGTATCTACAACGTTTACACGGGCCTATACAAGCGTGAAGACGGTACTCTACTTTCAGGTCCAAGCCTGTTTGACCTAGTTGAGCAAAAAGATGAGCAAGCTGCGAAAGAGATTCAAAAGCAGTTTGACCTAGCACGTGCACAAGTAGGCCAACTGGTAACGTCTGCTGAGAAAAACAACCAGCACTTTGACCAACTAATTGCAGCTGACAACGCTGCAGGTAACGCACTAGTCAATAAAACAATTGTTGCTCTAGTATCTCAAACAGCTGCAATTGAGCGTGCTGCTGGTGTGATTGGCATTGATAGCCTAAACCCAGACACGGCTGATCACGAGTTCTAA
- a CDS encoding imelysin family protein, whose protein sequence is MAQKLLLMPLSVLAMAGCQSSGEQVASSEVNGVSYQADTTSHISRSVYQQEFDSAVLFAKQSSELEALMQGYCEANNVELDAVKNQWQLTMNSWMALQGQERGPTAALEESWNVQFWPDKKNTTGLKMRQLTQQNKAWTQDEIAQQSVTVQGLGALEWSLYDEQSPLIKDKASGCLSSQAIAQNLAMKSASIAEAWQVNPWLALDEMRWESEYIALLTNQLDYSMKKLSRPMAKIGHPRPYFSESWRAQTSMTQLKANVAALQNLYIADGNGLDGLLRDKGLNALADRVADQFTLTLDTWPTDSSLFELLQSKEGYREVLTQYNKLERLKYLIHEEVAIELGVVIGFNATDGD, encoded by the coding sequence ATGGCTCAAAAATTATTGTTAATGCCTTTGTCGGTTTTAGCCATGGCAGGCTGTCAATCATCAGGGGAGCAAGTTGCTTCGTCTGAGGTTAACGGTGTGTCTTATCAAGCCGACACGACAAGTCATATTAGTCGTAGTGTGTATCAACAGGAGTTTGATTCAGCAGTACTATTCGCTAAGCAATCGAGCGAATTAGAAGCCTTGATGCAAGGTTACTGTGAAGCAAATAACGTCGAGTTAGATGCAGTTAAAAATCAGTGGCAGCTCACCATGAACAGTTGGATGGCGCTGCAAGGACAAGAACGTGGTCCAACGGCGGCATTAGAAGAGAGCTGGAATGTTCAGTTCTGGCCAGACAAAAAGAACACGACGGGTCTTAAGATGCGTCAATTGACTCAACAGAACAAAGCCTGGACACAAGACGAAATCGCGCAACAAAGCGTGACAGTTCAAGGTTTAGGCGCGTTGGAATGGTCACTTTATGACGAGCAATCGCCACTGATTAAAGATAAAGCATCGGGCTGTTTGTCTTCACAAGCAATTGCACAAAACTTGGCAATGAAATCAGCTTCAATTGCTGAAGCTTGGCAAGTTAACCCATGGCTAGCCTTGGACGAGATGCGTTGGGAGTCGGAATACATCGCACTACTGACCAACCAACTTGATTACAGCATGAAAAAGCTGAGCCGTCCGATGGCAAAAATTGGTCACCCGCGCCCTTATTTCTCAGAATCATGGCGTGCACAAACCTCGATGACTCAACTCAAAGCCAATGTAGCGGCACTTCAGAATCTGTACATTGCTGATGGCAATGGCCTAGACGGATTATTGAGAGATAAGGGCTTAAACGCACTTGCAGATCGTGTTGCTGACCAGTTCACATTGACGCTAGATACTTGGCCTACTGATTCAAGCTTGTTTGAGTTATTACAGAGTAAAGAGGGTTACCGCGAGGTGCTGACTCAGTACAACAAACTTGAGCGTTTGAAGTACCTGATTCATGAAGAAGTGGCGATAGAACTTGGCGTGGTAATAGGATTTAATGCTACCGATGGTGACTGA
- a CDS encoding DsbE family thiol:disulfide interchange protein: MHTSVRNKIITLIVLALVLVLVFLFALDNKQQTTTVSIQQRAFPEFTSMALTDREGISSKQKLTLKDITEHPYQLVNVWASWCGICKSEHTYLLALRDKGIPIVGLNYRDNSAAAINVLSSDGNPYSKVISDPQGKLALELGVIGTPETYLVDAKGNIVKKLMGVINESVWQDELAFYFDGVDG, encoded by the coding sequence ATGCATACCAGCGTTCGTAACAAAATTATTACGCTTATTGTATTGGCACTGGTGTTGGTGTTGGTATTTTTGTTTGCTCTTGATAACAAACAGCAAACCACCACCGTATCGATACAACAAAGAGCGTTTCCTGAATTTACTTCTATGGCTTTAACGGATAGAGAAGGCATCAGCAGTAAACAAAAACTGACGTTAAAAGACATTACTGAGCACCCTTACCAGTTAGTGAATGTATGGGCTTCATGGTGTGGTATCTGCAAATCGGAACATACCTATTTGTTAGCACTTCGCGATAAAGGGATTCCTATTGTTGGACTTAACTACAGAGATAACTCGGCCGCTGCTATTAATGTGCTATCGAGTGATGGCAACCCTTATTCAAAAGTGATTAGCGACCCTCAAGGTAAGCTAGCGCTCGAACTTGGTGTAATAGGGACTCCAGAGACATACTTGGTTGATGCTAAAGGAAATATTGTGAAGAAGTTAATGGGCGTAATTAACGAATCCGTGTGGCAAGATGAGCTTGCTTTTTATTTTGATGGTGTGGATGGATAA